TAAtcggtggtaagctttttataatcggttgggcttataccaaccaCGATGtcatttgtgaaaatatccgatcgtgaaacttaACCACCtaagacaggttactgacttaGTTCAACTAGAGAACTGCAATAACCGAAGTTCACCCTGCCAGGCGGGGAAATGTGGAGCGGGGAGGGTAGTGTTAGTGTAGTAAACTCTCGCTACAGCAGGTCAGTGAAtgttatcaaaaattcatagtcTTTATGAAGTTTTAGTGTTTCATTTGGTGTGACAttgtaaattaattaattgcaCTATATAGTGAGAATTGAGATGATTATCGATGAAATAAAGTCAAATACCAAATGTAAACAATTATTGGTTTCAAGTTGAATTCATCCAGTGACAAACTCGGAggatttcatcttctttaaaGACGTTTTTAACCAAGTTCTGTTCATTAACGCCCCATTGGTCAGTGTCGGATAACTTTTTATTGTACAATGCGGTAAATAGCACGATTCCGTTCCTTTTCCGGTTCCGCATGAATAAGTCCGGTTCGTATTCCGTAGAGTTCGGACTAACTGTCCGGTTCCAATGTGTTCTTTGCAAATAGCTGTTATTTTTCTCTCTCCTATTATGTAAGTGTCTCTTTGactttttattcatattttattgcCGTGTCtgtcctatgtacttttgtCATCAAACGTAtgcaataaattttgaattgaattggttccCAACTGCTCTGCTGAACACGATCGAATTGCAACCTATACGATTATTTCCGGGTTTGTCAAAATTTGACAGTTTCTTAACCGGTTTTACTGAGAAAATTAACAATCGTATTTAGCAGGAACGAAACAATGGCGTCttcaaaagataaaaagaTTCCAGAATCTCGCGGCGGCCACAGTTGGAAAAATAAACTTTCGGAATACGTGATCGCTTTGAGGCCTTGGTCGTTTTCAGCCTCGTTAACCCCGGTATCTTTAGGAAGCGCTTTAGCCTATAAACTAACCGGTGAATTCAGCGTGTTAATATTCATAGTATCGTGCGTGACGACGTTATCGGTCCACGCCGCCGGTAATTTAGTCAATACGTATTGTGACTATAAACGAGGGGTCGACAGTAAAAAGTCGGACGATCGAACTTTAATTGATCACATTCTGAATCCGAATGACGTGGCGACGCTCGGAGGTATATTCTATTTCGTCGGACTCGTCGGCTGTTTCATAACCGTCTGTTTGTCGTCGAGTTCCGTCGAACATTTAGCGCTGGTGTTCTTCGGCGGATTGTCGAGTAGTTTTCTCTACACGGGCGGACCGGCGTTGAAGTATCACGCCCTCGGCGATATCGTGATATTTCTCACGTTCGGGCCGATAACCGTGTTGTTCGCGTTTCTTACTCAGACCGGCCGACTGGGAGTTTTGCCGATGGTGTACGCGATCCCCCTGGCGATGAACACGGAAGCTATTTTACACAGTAACAATACGCGTGATATGAACAGCGATCAAACCGCGAATATCGTCACTTTGCCCATTCTACTCGGACGCACGGGATCGTACGTTATTTTCGTTGCGCTGTTATTCGTGCCGTACGTTATTTTCGCGGTTTTATCGGCTAATTTTACCGCGTGGTTTTTGTTGCCTGTTTTAACGATACCGATGGCTTTCGATTGCGAACGCAAATTCAGAGCGGGATTCTTAAAAGAGATGCCCCAACAGATCGCCAagatcaatttgatattcggaTTATTGTACGTGCTAGCAATTCTCATCGCTCCAGCTTCGCGCATTCCCGGATTTTAAATCGCCttcaatttatttgcgttGTGGAAGATGGAATTTTTCGTGTAGTTGGTTATATTCGCTGGGAGTTTATTTTCGTCATTAGAAATTTGTAAGAATTATTAATAAAATTCTCGTATAAAACtgcttttaaatattttgttattattagaGGATATATGTTGATTACAAGGATTATTGATTCTTCCATAGGCCTTTCATTCCCCTTTAATTCTAAAGGAATCATTCATTTGTTACGttcgcattaggggagggagaggggtcagtgcaattgcgtactgtaatgctgaaagtgtatgaaaaaatggTCGATTTTGCATACAGAGGtgagggggttgaaaaattcaaatttcatgcgtacgtaataaatgaatgatcccaaacTCTAACACATGTTAACCCTAACCCCCAAAAATTAACCCTCTAAACCTTAGGATCGCAACATACACCCCTAGTCAAACTTTAATCGCATCAATGGTCGGGGCGGATCTGGTCTGAATACCAGACATTCGGTCCCAAGAATTAGCGCCTAGGCGAACTAGGGCAGATCCAGCTGGTTAATTTGACTACAGCCAACACTCCGATATTCCGccaggggttgactgtattccTAAAAATTATTGCTCAATTACATGTACGTATGAACAGGCAACGCAGATCATGAAAGGGGGCCCGTATCCTCCCTAAGAAaagttcgaaaaatgactcgTAAGTTTTCCTTAAggcattttttttaaattctggacagcggcggatccaggattCCATGGAGGGGGTGCACAAATCCTAATAGGGGGTCTggaaacttttgaaaattagatGCGCGGAGATGTGTTCTGCAGGGCACGATCAGAGTACGATCTAACTCGCAGTTTGATAGTGATTTTCACAACTTTCATGAAAGATGCATGTCGGACTGGCACATTTTCAGGGATTTTTCACATGCTTGTCTTCGTTCTCACGGAAAGGTCAGTCCGTAAAAAAATAGTGAGGACGTTAGGGGGGTGCACGTgcccccctggatccgccgctTCTGGAATACAGTGGAATAGCTTATCCGTTCTGGATGTACTTGCGATCACGCTGGTGTTTGGATATTCTTTTTTCTTGTCTTCACGTTGTTAAGGTCTAGGTTTCCCCCGGGTATGGCATTCATGATCTTAAACCCTATGACTACAACAGAGGTTGAATCCagcattttgaaaaaggggGCGGCGCAAATGAAAGGCATGCCCCTCTCAGGATATTTTGTGAATAACAAACGCAATGAGGTGCGTTTTGAACACTTTGCAATAtgtatttagaaataaaataattcatttggtgATGAAGATTGGTCTATCCTCCGTAACGCTATTTAAATTTGCTACCATCCCCGGCCGCTACCTACGTAGTCTAGTAAGTGCGTCGTTCCCCAATCAACAGGGAACCGTACgtcaacgactggtattcagacaaCCATCTAGCgactagtttttttttatatagtggcttgaaaaaaaattctttgctAGCAAAAAATATACCCGTCTGGATCTGCCACTTGGACAGTCTGAATATCGTCACATGGTTGCGTTTCAAATTTTCCCGCCAGAGCGAAGGCTTCATTTTTGTGCCGATAGAGGCCTTTGGTTTATCTATTTACATTCACTAGTGGAAGACATGCTTCCTCGGTAGTATAGTGGTGAGTATCCGCGCCTGTCACGTgcgagacccgggttcgattcccggccGGGGAGatatttttctcaatttttcagtaggatttttttaaagatgataGATGTATTTGAAGTGGTACCCGATGTTATCCACCCACTACACTTCCACACAATACATTACATACACGCATTACCGTCTGCCGTCAGACTGTTGAAACTGAGCCAGTCTTCTCGATAGTTAATGTTTCATCATTGATTAACTTGTTTTTACTGTGCCGTCCCTCCGCGTCGGATTATGCGATCAACGTACGCAGCATTGTTGCTTAACGTTGTTTCCATAGTAACAGGACGTTTTATTTCAAGAGGTAATTAATTATAACAACCTGTCGATTGAGTCTCGGTCCTCTCTTCCACTGATCGGCTATGGGCCTGATCgtgaatcaattcatttttacagCCACTGCTGCTGGAAGCTGGTATCCTAGGAACCAATGGGTCGTACAGCGTCCATGGAACATGTGGACTCCATACGGGCCACGCCCAGGATCTGTTATAGGATATAATCCATTCTTTAATCCGTGGCGACGACATCACCCAGCAGCGGATAAGTCACCGGGCACCGGTCCCAGTAAACCAGTAACACCCGTACCGC
This Tubulanus polymorphus chromosome 7, tnTubPoly1.2, whole genome shotgun sequence DNA region includes the following protein-coding sequences:
- the LOC141908748 gene encoding ubiA prenyltransferase domain-containing protein 1-like translates to MASSKDKKIPESRGGHSWKNKLSEYVIALRPWSFSASLTPVSLGSALAYKLTGEFSVLIFIVSCVTTLSVHAAGNLVNTYCDYKRGVDSKKSDDRTLIDHILNPNDVATLGGIFYFVGLVGCFITVCLSSSSVEHLALVFFGGLSSSFLYTGGPALKYHALGDIVIFLTFGPITVLFAFLTQTGRLGVLPMVYAIPLAMNTEAILHSNNTRDMNSDQTANIVTLPILLGRTGSYVIFVALLFVPYVIFAVLSANFTAWFLLPVLTIPMAFDCERKFRAGFLKEMPQQIAKINLIFGLLYVLAILIAPASRIPGF